Proteins encoded by one window of Ramlibacter tataouinensis:
- a CDS encoding glycerate kinase type-2 family protein produces the protein MEHPALPPDPRREPRAFLEHLFRAAVHRALPLHNTAPFLPPPPRGRTLVLGAGKAGGAMAQAVEALWPAEAPLSGLVVTRYGHVPPRPPGLPRRIEVVEAAHPVPDAAGLAAAQRILSLAHGLTPDDLVLCLISGGGSALLTLPAEQLSLQDKQRINRELLASGANIAEMNCVRKHLSRIKGGRLAAACAPARVVTLTISDVPGDDPSIIASGPTVPDATSCADAVAILQRYGIDVPGAVMSLLEQGALETPKPGDAAFDGQQVHLIATPQQSLQAAAEVARAAGLAAHILSDEIEGESREVGKVHAALARAVARHGQPFARPCVILSGGETTVTVRKPPAGAAPGRGGRAGEFCLGLAQALQSEPGVWALAADTDGIDGMEDNAGAFVAPDTLARAMASGLKVDAHLQRNDAYGFFGAVGDLLVTGPTHTNVNDFRALLVL, from the coding sequence GTGGAACACCCGGCCCTCCCTCCCGATCCGCGGCGCGAGCCGCGCGCCTTCCTCGAGCACCTGTTCCGCGCGGCCGTGCACCGCGCGCTGCCGCTGCACAACACCGCGCCCTTCCTGCCGCCGCCGCCCAGGGGCCGCACGCTGGTGCTGGGCGCGGGCAAGGCCGGCGGGGCGATGGCCCAGGCGGTGGAAGCGCTGTGGCCGGCCGAGGCGCCGCTGTCGGGCCTGGTCGTGACCCGCTACGGCCACGTGCCGCCGCGCCCGCCCGGGCTGCCCCGGCGCATCGAGGTGGTGGAGGCGGCGCACCCGGTGCCCGATGCGGCCGGGCTGGCCGCGGCGCAGCGCATCCTGTCGCTGGCGCACGGCCTCACGCCCGACGACCTGGTGCTGTGCCTGATCTCGGGCGGCGGCTCGGCCCTGCTGACGCTGCCGGCGGAACAACTGTCGCTGCAGGACAAGCAGCGCATCAACCGCGAGCTGCTGGCCAGCGGCGCCAACATCGCCGAGATGAACTGCGTGCGCAAGCACCTCTCGCGCATCAAGGGCGGGCGCCTGGCCGCCGCCTGCGCGCCGGCGCGGGTGGTCACGCTCACCATCAGCGACGTGCCGGGCGACGACCCGTCGATCATCGCCAGCGGCCCGACGGTGCCCGATGCGACGTCCTGCGCCGACGCGGTGGCCATCCTGCAGCGTTACGGCATCGACGTGCCCGGAGCGGTCATGAGCCTGCTGGAGCAGGGCGCGCTGGAGACGCCCAAGCCGGGCGATGCGGCCTTCGACGGCCAGCAGGTGCACCTGATCGCCACGCCGCAGCAGTCGCTGCAGGCAGCGGCCGAGGTGGCCCGCGCGGCCGGGCTGGCCGCCCACATCCTCAGCGACGAGATCGAGGGCGAGTCGCGCGAGGTCGGCAAGGTGCACGCGGCGCTGGCGCGCGCGGTGGCGCGGCACGGCCAGCCGTTTGCCCGGCCGTGCGTGATCCTGTCGGGCGGCGAGACCACCGTCACGGTGCGCAAGCCGCCCGCCGGCGCGGCACCGGGCCGCGGCGGCCGCGCCGGCGAGTTCTGCCTGGGGCTGGCGCAGGCCCTGCAGTCGGAACCCGGCGTCTGGGCGCTGGCGGCCGACACCGACGGCATCGACGGCATGGAAGACAACGCCGGCGCCTTCGTCGCGCCCGACACGCTGGCGCGCGCGATGGCGTCCGGCCTCAAGGTCGACGCCCACCTGCAGCGCAACGACGCCTACGGCTTCTTCGGCGCGGTGGGCGACCTGCTGGTCACCGGCCCGACCCACACCAACGTCAACGATTTCCGCGCGCTGCTGGTGCTCTGA
- a CDS encoding YkvA family protein: protein MFKRLTLLWTLVRGDARQLWFALRHPAAPGWLKLGTALVALYLLSPIDLLPDAIPFVGVVDDLVLVPLAIRWMLSRLPPELARASAQRRAH from the coding sequence ATGTTCAAACGCCTGACCCTGCTGTGGACCCTCGTGCGCGGCGACGCGCGCCAGCTCTGGTTCGCGCTGCGGCACCCGGCCGCGCCGGGCTGGCTCAAGCTCGGCACGGCGCTGGTCGCGCTGTACCTGCTGTCGCCGATCGACCTGCTGCCCGACGCGATCCCGTTCGTCGGCGTGGTCGACGACCTGGTGCTGGTGCCGCTGGCGATCCGCTGGATGCTCAGCCGCCTGCCGCCGGAGCTGGCGCGCGCCAGCGCGCAGCGGCGCGCGCACTGA
- a CDS encoding sialidase family protein — translation MHRRALLLLLSAPALAAARAGAPAGEPALQWQGPVELARGPGLRGAWRQNDSRYDFVDDPAVALAPDGSAVVAWVDQARKAVLVQRHGTDGRAASGPVEVSRQPDTFSWLPRLALAPEDPAVVYLLWQEIIFSGGSHGGEMMLARSGDGGRSFDAPLNLSSSPGGDGKGRITPEIWHNGSYDLLAAPGGRVVAAWTEYEGTLWLARSRDGGRSFAAPRRIAGGAGQAPVRAPSLAIASDGALLLAWTEGDRPDADIHLARAADGERFAEPVRVARSAGYSDAPRLAVDANGVLHVAWGESEGAPLQRQRILHARSRDGGRHFEAARTVSARLPPPYASAGYPSLAIDGRGTVYVLAELQEDPRQRPRALGLGVSTDGGEHFAPMAVVPHSRDPEGGFNGSSQGLLIPKLAVNASGELAIVNSSLREGSHSRVWLLRGRLR, via the coding sequence ATGCACCGGCGAGCCCTGCTCCTGCTGTTGTCCGCCCCGGCCCTGGCTGCTGCGCGCGCCGGCGCGCCCGCGGGCGAACCTGCGCTGCAGTGGCAGGGTCCGGTGGAGCTGGCCCGCGGCCCGGGCCTGCGCGGTGCCTGGCGGCAGAACGACTCGCGCTACGACTTCGTGGACGATCCGGCTGTCGCGCTGGCGCCGGACGGCAGCGCCGTGGTGGCCTGGGTCGACCAGGCGCGCAAGGCGGTGCTGGTGCAGCGCCACGGCACCGATGGGCGCGCTGCGTCCGGGCCGGTCGAGGTCTCGCGCCAGCCCGATACCTTTTCCTGGCTGCCGCGCCTTGCCCTGGCACCCGAGGACCCGGCGGTGGTGTACCTGCTGTGGCAGGAGATCATCTTCTCCGGCGGCTCGCACGGCGGCGAGATGATGCTGGCGCGTTCGGGCGATGGGGGCCGCAGTTTCGACGCGCCGCTGAACCTGTCGTCATCGCCGGGTGGCGACGGCAAGGGCCGCATCACGCCGGAGATCTGGCACAACGGCAGCTACGACCTGCTGGCGGCGCCCGGCGGCCGGGTCGTCGCGGCCTGGACCGAATACGAAGGCACCCTGTGGCTGGCGCGCTCGCGCGATGGCGGCCGATCGTTCGCCGCGCCGCGGCGCATCGCGGGCGGGGCCGGGCAAGCCCCGGTTCGGGCGCCGTCGCTCGCCATTGCGTCCGACGGCGCCCTGTTGCTGGCCTGGACCGAAGGCGACCGCCCCGACGCCGACATCCACCTGGCGCGCGCGGCCGATGGCGAGCGTTTCGCCGAGCCGGTGCGGGTGGCACGCAGCGCCGGCTACTCCGACGCGCCCCGGCTGGCCGTGGACGCGAACGGCGTGCTGCACGTCGCCTGGGGCGAGAGCGAGGGCGCGCCCCTGCAGCGCCAGCGCATCCTGCACGCCCGCTCGCGCGACGGCGGCCGGCATTTCGAAGCGGCGCGCACCGTCTCGGCCCGCCTGCCGCCGCCGTATGCCAGCGCCGGCTACCCGTCGCTGGCCATCGACGGCCGCGGCACGGTGTATGTGCTGGCCGAACTGCAGGAGGACCCGCGCCAGCGGCCGCGGGCGCTGGGCCTGGGCGTGTCGACCGACGGCGGCGAGCACTTCGCGCCGATGGCCGTGGTGCCGCACAGCCGCGACCCGGAGGGCGGCTTCAACGGCAGCTCGCAGGGGCTGCTGATCCCCAAGCTGGCGGTCAACGCCAGCGGGGAACTGGCGATCGTCAACAGCAGCCTGCGCGAGGGCTCGCACAGCCGGGTCTGGCTGCTGCGCGGGCGCCTGCGCTAG
- a CDS encoding acyl-CoA thioesterase codes for MTREIVFTQRVEFGDCDPARIVWFPNFFRWLDAASRHFFVSCGVPSWSETERDTGLIGTPLVDTHARFIKTATYGDTLQIRTRIAEWRGKSFVMAYRVLRGDDLLMECEEVRIFAARREDGSIYALPVPADIRRLCE; via the coding sequence ATGACAAGAGAGATCGTCTTCACCCAGCGGGTCGAGTTCGGCGACTGCGACCCGGCCCGCATCGTCTGGTTTCCCAACTTCTTCCGCTGGCTCGATGCCGCTTCGCGGCACTTCTTCGTCTCCTGCGGCGTGCCGTCCTGGAGCGAGACCGAGCGGGACACCGGCCTGATCGGCACGCCGCTGGTGGACACGCATGCGCGCTTCATCAAGACCGCCACGTACGGCGACACGCTGCAGATCCGCACCCGTATCGCCGAGTGGCGCGGCAAGAGCTTCGTGATGGCCTACCGCGTGCTGCGCGGCGACGACCTGCTGATGGAGTGCGAGGAGGTGCGCATCTTCGCCGCTAGGCGCGAGGACGGCAGCATCTACGCGCTGCCGGTGCCGGCGGACATCCGGCGCCTGTGCGAATAG
- a CDS encoding Bug family tripartite tricarboxylate transporter substrate binding protein, which translates to MKKPIPFLLNAAPRRALLALGLAALLGTPLAHAQAWPAKPVKVVVNFAPGGAADQIARAIGQPLSEALGQPVVIENRGGANGNIGGEAVAKSAPDGYTLLMSSGGMVSVNPHLYAKMAFDPAKDLVPVAAAARIAVYLMAKPALPVANVQEFVQYMKANPGKLSFGSPGTGSSPHLAAEMMKSQAGLFAVHVPYRGAAPALQDLLAGQLDFFFDPGIGLQHAKSGRLKLLAVGSLKRSPLFPDVPTLHEAGLKNFDADTVFGFYAPAGTPAEVIDRLNREINKILQTKAMQDRLVAMGGEALPGSAAQFGARALDDSKRFGAIIKARGISAD; encoded by the coding sequence ATGAAGAAACCCATCCCTTTCCTGCTGAACGCCGCGCCGCGGCGCGCCCTGCTGGCGCTCGGCCTCGCCGCCCTGCTCGGCACGCCGCTGGCCCACGCCCAGGCGTGGCCGGCCAAGCCGGTCAAGGTGGTGGTCAACTTCGCGCCCGGCGGCGCCGCCGACCAGATCGCCCGCGCCATCGGCCAGCCGCTGTCGGAAGCGCTGGGCCAGCCGGTGGTGATCGAGAACCGCGGCGGCGCCAACGGCAACATCGGCGGCGAGGCGGTGGCCAAGAGCGCACCGGACGGCTACACGCTGCTCATGAGCTCGGGCGGCATGGTGTCGGTCAACCCGCACCTGTACGCGAAGATGGCGTTCGATCCGGCCAAGGACCTGGTGCCGGTGGCCGCCGCCGCGCGGATCGCGGTGTACCTGATGGCCAAGCCCGCGCTGCCGGTGGCCAACGTGCAGGAGTTCGTGCAGTACATGAAGGCCAACCCGGGCAAGCTGTCGTTCGGCTCGCCGGGCACCGGCAGCTCGCCGCACCTGGCCGCCGAGATGATGAAGAGCCAGGCCGGCCTGTTCGCCGTGCACGTGCCCTACCGCGGCGCCGCGCCGGCGCTGCAGGACCTGCTGGCCGGCCAGCTCGATTTCTTCTTCGACCCCGGCATCGGCCTGCAGCACGCCAAGAGCGGTCGCCTGAAGCTGCTGGCGGTGGGCAGCCTGAAGCGCTCGCCGCTGTTCCCGGACGTGCCGACGCTGCACGAAGCCGGGCTGAAGAACTTCGATGCGGACACGGTGTTCGGCTTCTACGCGCCGGCCGGCACGCCGGCCGAGGTGATCGATCGTCTGAACCGCGAGATCAACAAGATCCTGCAGACCAAGGCGATGCAGGACCGGCTGGTGGCCATGGGCGGCGAGGCGCTGCCAGGCTCCGCGGCGCAGTTCGGCGCCCGCGCGCTGGACGACTCCAAGCGGTTCGGCGCCATCATCAAGGCGCGCGGCATCTCGGCCGATTGA
- a CDS encoding indolepyruvate oxidoreductase subunit beta family protein, with the protein MNASPITLLVCALGGEGGGVLTEWLVDAARRAGHPAQATSIPGVAQRTGATTYYIEVLPVPLAQLGGREPVFSLSPVPGALDALVSSELLETARQIGNGMASPDRTRVLSSTARLLTTQERMQLADGRVEATDLLKVVQVFSREHQVFDMNAVAKECGTVVSAVMLGAIAGSGLFPFERRCYEQAICGGREPQQAGGMAQASLRGFARAFDIVAQRRVQADFVAQLMAPAQAAAKAAAPVRHAEDFPQPVQEMFALGYARLLDYQDRAYADLYTQRLRQVLAAEREADPAGAHGFAITREMARWLALWMAFDDIVRVAALKARATRADRVRGEVKAAEGELLKVYDHFKPGVPEFAALLPIGPAQRLLAWDRRRIAAGREPWAMPLKVGTHTVFGMLALRTLASLKGLRVRGSRFAFEQRMIGQWLDGVLQGTRRDWHLGHEIALCGRLIKGYGATNERGKHSLLHVLEHLAAGPDAAAAARAIAEARAAALADDAGTALDAALVRHGAPPREIQPQPIRFVRKPKGSRLPA; encoded by the coding sequence ATGAACGCATCCCCCATCACCCTGCTGGTCTGCGCCCTGGGCGGCGAAGGCGGCGGCGTGCTGACCGAATGGCTGGTCGACGCGGCGCGCCGCGCCGGCCACCCGGCCCAGGCCACCTCCATTCCCGGCGTCGCCCAGCGTACCGGCGCCACCACCTACTACATCGAGGTGCTGCCGGTGCCGCTGGCCCAGCTGGGCGGGCGCGAGCCGGTGTTCAGCCTCAGCCCGGTGCCGGGCGCGCTGGACGCGCTGGTGTCGTCCGAGCTGCTGGAGACCGCGCGCCAGATCGGCAACGGCATGGCCTCGCCCGATCGCACCCGCGTGCTCAGCTCCACCGCGCGCCTGCTGACCACGCAGGAGCGCATGCAGCTGGCCGACGGCCGGGTCGAGGCCACCGACCTGCTCAAGGTGGTGCAGGTTTTCAGCCGCGAGCACCAGGTGTTCGACATGAACGCGGTGGCCAAGGAATGCGGCACCGTGGTCAGCGCCGTGATGCTCGGTGCGATTGCCGGCAGCGGACTGTTTCCGTTCGAGCGGCGCTGCTACGAGCAGGCGATCTGCGGCGGCCGCGAGCCGCAGCAGGCCGGCGGCATGGCGCAGGCCAGCCTGCGCGGCTTCGCCCGCGCCTTCGACATCGTGGCGCAGCGCCGGGTGCAGGCCGACTTCGTCGCGCAGCTGATGGCGCCGGCGCAGGCCGCCGCCAAGGCCGCGGCCCCCGTCCGGCACGCCGAGGACTTCCCCCAGCCGGTGCAGGAAATGTTCGCCCTGGGCTACGCGCGCCTGCTCGACTACCAGGACCGCGCCTACGCCGATCTCTACACGCAGCGGCTGCGCCAGGTGCTGGCGGCCGAGCGCGAAGCCGATCCGGCCGGCGCCCACGGCTTCGCGATCACGCGCGAGATGGCGCGCTGGCTGGCCCTGTGGATGGCGTTCGACGACATCGTGCGGGTCGCGGCGCTGAAGGCCCGGGCCACCCGCGCCGACCGCGTGCGCGGTGAAGTCAAGGCGGCCGAGGGCGAGCTGCTCAAGGTCTATGACCACTTCAAGCCGGGCGTGCCCGAGTTCGCCGCCCTGCTGCCGATCGGGCCGGCGCAGCGGCTGCTCGCCTGGGACCGGCGCCGCATCGCCGCCGGGCGCGAGCCGTGGGCCATGCCGCTGAAGGTCGGCACCCACACCGTGTTCGGCATGCTGGCGCTGCGCACGCTGGCCAGCCTGAAGGGCCTGCGGGTGCGCGGCAGCCGCTTCGCCTTCGAGCAACGCATGATCGGCCAGTGGCTCGACGGCGTGCTGCAAGGCACGCGCCGCGACTGGCACCTGGGCCACGAGATCGCCCTGTGCGGCCGCCTGATCAAGGGCTACGGCGCCACCAACGAGCGCGGCAAGCACTCGCTGCTGCACGTGCTGGAGCACCTGGCCGCCGGGCCCGACGCGGCCGCCGCTGCCCGCGCCATCGCCGAGGCGCGCGCCGCCGCGCTGGCCGACGATGCCGGCACGGCGCTGGATGCCGCGCTGGTGCGGCATGGCGCGCCGCCGCGCGAGATCCAGCCGCAACCGATCCGATTCGTGCGCAAGCCCAAGGGCTCGCGCCTGCCTGCCTGA
- a CDS encoding indolepyruvate ferredoxin oxidoreductase subunit alpha translates to MEVSFSKEIEQLRLSKGEVFHGEGILAITKALLQSGVAYVGGYQGAPVSHLLDVMVQARPYLDELGVHVEACSNEASAAAMLGASIHYPLRGAVTWKSIVGTNVASDALSNLASPGVKGGALIVVGEDYGEGASVIQERTHAYALKSTMCLLDPRPHLPQMVKMVEHGFRLSEASNMPAILELRIRACHVRGSFVAADNQAPPVSTRQLMENPAAFDYMRLAHPPVTFRHEKLKTEERIPAARRYIVENGLNELMPGRRSDVGIIVQGGLYNSLIRSLQQLGLADAFGESEIPLLVLNVTYPLVPEQVADFCVGKQAVLVVEEGQPEYIEQEIATHLRRRDLQTRLHGKDLLPMGGELGVEVLVQGLLGFLGDSGQPARNWLDANARRRQEAAALLAKPLPARPPSFCVGCPERPVFAALKLAQEKMGPVHVAADIGCHAFATFEPFSMGHSILGYGMSLASRAGVSPMMQKRTLAIMGDGGFWHNGLLTGVQSALFNGDDAVLLIFKNGYTSATGTQEIISTPEEDAKAASGDKAQSLAHVNRTIESTLQGLGVKWMRTVHTYHVEEMRRTIIEAFTSDFDGLKVIIAEGECQLERQRRIKPWIAGLLKKGKRVVRVKYGVDEDVCNGDHACIRLSGCPTLTLKDNPDPLKVDPVATVIDGCVGCGLCGANAHAATLCPSFYRAEVVQNPKWHERLIHSLRGAVVRALQPA, encoded by the coding sequence ATGGAAGTCTCGTTCAGCAAGGAAATCGAACAACTGCGCCTTTCGAAGGGCGAGGTGTTCCATGGCGAGGGCATCCTCGCCATCACCAAGGCGCTGCTGCAGTCCGGCGTGGCCTACGTCGGCGGCTACCAGGGCGCGCCGGTGTCGCACCTGCTCGACGTGATGGTGCAGGCCCGCCCCTACCTCGACGAGCTGGGCGTGCACGTGGAAGCCTGCTCCAACGAGGCCTCGGCCGCCGCCATGCTGGGCGCGTCCATCCACTACCCGCTGCGCGGCGCGGTGACCTGGAAGTCGATCGTCGGCACCAACGTCGCCTCCGACGCGCTGTCCAACCTGGCCTCGCCGGGCGTCAAGGGCGGCGCGCTGATCGTGGTGGGCGAGGACTACGGCGAGGGCGCCTCGGTGATCCAGGAGCGCACCCATGCCTACGCGCTCAAGTCCACCATGTGCCTGCTGGACCCGCGCCCGCACCTGCCGCAGATGGTGAAGATGGTCGAGCACGGCTTCCGGCTGTCGGAGGCCTCCAACATGCCGGCCATCCTGGAGCTGCGCATCCGCGCCTGCCACGTGCGCGGCAGCTTCGTCGCTGCCGACAACCAGGCGCCGCCGGTGTCCACGCGCCAGCTGATGGAGAACCCCGCCGCCTTCGACTACATGCGGCTGGCGCACCCGCCGGTGACCTTCCGCCACGAGAAGCTCAAGACCGAAGAGCGCATTCCGGCGGCGCGCCGCTACATCGTGGAGAACGGGCTGAACGAGCTGATGCCGGGCCGGCGCAGCGACGTCGGCATCATCGTGCAGGGCGGGCTGTACAACTCGCTGATCCGCTCGCTGCAGCAGCTGGGCCTGGCCGACGCCTTCGGCGAGAGCGAGATCCCGCTGCTGGTGCTCAACGTCACCTACCCGCTGGTGCCCGAGCAGGTCGCCGACTTCTGCGTCGGCAAGCAGGCCGTGCTGGTGGTGGAGGAAGGCCAGCCCGAGTACATCGAGCAGGAGATCGCCACCCACCTGCGCCGGCGCGACCTGCAGACCCGGCTGCATGGCAAGGACCTGCTGCCCATGGGCGGCGAGCTGGGAGTCGAGGTGCTGGTGCAGGGCCTGCTCGGGTTCCTGGGCGACAGCGGGCAGCCGGCCCGCAACTGGCTGGACGCCAACGCCAGGCGCCGGCAGGAAGCGGCCGCCCTGCTCGCCAAGCCGCTGCCGGCGCGCCCGCCGAGCTTCTGTGTCGGCTGCCCCGAGCGGCCGGTGTTCGCGGCGCTGAAACTCGCGCAGGAGAAGATGGGCCCCGTGCACGTGGCGGCCGACATCGGCTGCCACGCCTTCGCCACCTTCGAGCCCTTTTCCATGGGCCACTCGATCCTGGGTTACGGCATGAGCCTGGCCAGCCGCGCCGGCGTGTCGCCCATGATGCAGAAGCGCACGCTGGCCATCATGGGCGACGGCGGCTTCTGGCACAACGGCCTGCTCACCGGCGTGCAGAGCGCCCTGTTCAACGGCGACGACGCCGTGCTGCTGATCTTCAAGAACGGCTACACCTCGGCCACCGGCACCCAGGAGATCATCTCGACGCCGGAGGAAGACGCCAAGGCCGCCAGCGGCGACAAGGCCCAGAGCCTGGCCCACGTCAACCGCACCATCGAATCGACGCTGCAGGGGCTGGGCGTGAAGTGGATGCGCACCGTGCACACCTACCACGTCGAGGAAATGCGGCGCACGATCATCGAGGCGTTCACCAGCGACTTCGACGGCCTGAAGGTGATCATCGCCGAGGGCGAGTGCCAGCTCGAGCGGCAGCGCCGCATCAAGCCCTGGATCGCCGGCCTGCTGAAAAAGGGCAAGCGCGTGGTCCGCGTCAAGTACGGCGTCGACGAGGACGTGTGCAACGGCGACCACGCCTGCATCCGGCTGTCGGGCTGCCCGACGCTGACGCTCAAGGACAACCCCGATCCGCTCAAGGTGGACCCGGTCGCCACCGTGATCGACGGCTGCGTGGGCTGCGGCCTGTGCGGCGCCAACGCCCATGCGGCGACGTTGTGCCCGAGCTTCTACCGCGCCGAGGTGGTGCAGAACCCGAAGTGGCACGAGCGCCTGATCCACTCCCTGCGCGGCGCCGTCGTCCGCGCCCTCCAGCCCGCCTGA
- a CDS encoding LysR family transcriptional regulator, protein MHLKDVDLNLLRLFDAVYRARSVSRAAERLGLTQPAASQGLTRLRTLVRDPLFMRAPGGVKPTPKADRLAPSVAGALAMLEGALGESVEFDPASSQRTFRLHLSDIGEGRFLPELMVALRERAPGVRLTSQPLPRDEIADALDSGRIDFAIGFLPMVRDTQRLELLRDRYVVLLRAGHPFTRKRRSGAALLQALRELEFVNVRTHADTLRILQRLRVEDRLRLTAEHFMALPSIVLATDLAVVMPLNIARGFAEAGGFAIVEPPVAGREFAVSLYWSRRFEGDAGNGWFRVLVKQLFLDA, encoded by the coding sequence ATGCATCTCAAGGACGTCGACCTGAACCTGCTGCGGCTGTTCGACGCGGTCTACCGCGCGCGCAGCGTGAGCCGCGCCGCCGAGCGGCTGGGCCTGACCCAGCCGGCCGCCAGCCAGGGCCTGACCCGCCTGCGCACGCTGGTGCGCGACCCGCTGTTCATGCGCGCGCCCGGCGGCGTCAAGCCCACGCCCAAGGCCGACCGGCTGGCCCCTTCGGTGGCCGGCGCGCTGGCCATGCTGGAAGGCGCCCTGGGCGAGTCGGTGGAGTTCGACCCGGCCTCGTCGCAGCGCACCTTCCGCCTGCACCTGAGCGACATCGGCGAGGGTCGCTTCCTGCCCGAGCTGATGGTGGCGCTGCGCGAGCGCGCGCCGGGCGTGCGGCTGACCAGCCAGCCGCTGCCGCGCGACGAGATCGCCGACGCGCTGGACAGCGGCCGCATCGACTTCGCCATCGGCTTCCTGCCCATGGTGCGCGACACCCAGCGGCTGGAGCTGCTGCGCGACCGCTATGTCGTGCTGCTGCGCGCGGGCCACCCCTTCACCCGCAAGCGCCGCAGCGGCGCCGCGCTGCTGCAGGCGCTGCGCGAGCTGGAGTTCGTCAACGTGCGCACCCACGCCGACACGCTGCGCATCCTGCAGCGGCTGCGGGTGGAAGACCGGCTGCGGCTGACGGCCGAGCACTTCATGGCGCTGCCGTCGATCGTGCTCGCCACGGACCTGGCGGTGGTGATGCCGCTGAACATCGCGCGGGGCTTCGCGGAGGCCGGCGGCTTCGCGATCGTCGAGCCGCCGGTGGCCGGGCGAGAGTTCGCGGTCTCGCTGTACTGGAGCCGGAGGTTCGAGGGGGATGCGGGGAATGGGTGGTTTCGAGTACTAGTCAAGCAACTTTTTCTCGACGCATAA
- a CDS encoding type II toxin-antitoxin system PemK/MazF family toxin, with product MTRTLALRPCVVVQNDFGNKVSPLTIVVAPLTDQAQYKKYPDSGSRDGRGTRCWSPRRARSLSAGTFARSTETSEP from the coding sequence ATGACAAGGACTCTGGCGCTTAGACCGTGTGTCGTTGTCCAGAACGACTTCGGTAATAAGGTCTCGCCGCTCACCATCGTGGTGGCTCCCCTCACGGATCAAGCACAGTACAAGAAGTACCCCGATTCAGGTTCCCGTGACGGCAGAGGAACTAGGTGCTGGAGCCCGAGAAGGGCGCGGTCATTGAGTGCGGGCACCTTCGCTCGATCGACCGAGACGAGCGAACCCTGA
- a CDS encoding XRE family transcriptional regulator — MQLASLVGVSPATISKWRSGQQDPEAEALERLATVVNVTPEWFTRKISPPLSTPLFRSNASAHVAARAMLGQRLEWGQELAAILEEYVDYPDVLLPHREFKNPEEITSEEIERAACECRDLWGLGRAAIPDLALAVEGAGVILLREETGIAQIEGLSAWSAVLNRPFILLSADKDNGFRSRFDLAHELGHLILHKHITDPTDSDRHKLLERQAHQFAGAFLLPAETFASDVRTPVTLDDLLLLKRRWGVSVAAMMMRLRALSILSDEAAQVLFKRRSARWGAKSEPFDGDRRPEQPRLLRRTLDLLIESGVLTLESIPRQIGISARDVQMLAGLPDGYLEGKDNVVQLASLRQRSEAPTGVSGAQRQGTVVPFRPKQS, encoded by the coding sequence GTGCAGCTTGCCTCTTTGGTGGGCGTTTCGCCTGCAACCATCAGCAAGTGGAGGTCGGGGCAACAGGACCCCGAAGCGGAGGCGCTTGAGAGGCTTGCGACCGTTGTCAATGTGACACCGGAATGGTTCACCAGAAAGATTTCACCTCCGCTCTCGACGCCCCTGTTTCGGAGCAATGCGTCGGCTCATGTGGCCGCTCGTGCCATGCTGGGCCAACGGCTGGAGTGGGGCCAGGAACTCGCTGCCATCTTGGAGGAGTACGTTGATTACCCAGACGTCTTGTTGCCGCACCGCGAGTTCAAAAACCCGGAGGAGATAACTTCGGAGGAGATCGAACGTGCGGCCTGCGAGTGCAGAGACTTGTGGGGACTTGGACGAGCGGCGATTCCTGATCTAGCTCTTGCAGTGGAAGGTGCAGGAGTAATTCTTCTCCGGGAAGAAACCGGCATTGCCCAGATTGAAGGGCTGTCCGCTTGGAGTGCCGTCTTGAACCGACCCTTCATCTTGCTCTCCGCTGACAAGGACAACGGTTTTCGAAGCAGGTTCGATCTGGCCCATGAGCTAGGCCATTTGATCCTGCACAAACACATCACCGACCCTACGGACAGCGACCGTCACAAGCTCTTGGAACGGCAGGCGCATCAATTCGCGGGGGCGTTTCTTCTCCCCGCGGAAACGTTCGCATCTGATGTGCGCACGCCGGTGACGTTGGATGACCTGCTGCTCTTGAAGCGGCGGTGGGGTGTGTCGGTGGCGGCAATGATGATGAGGCTTCGTGCCCTCTCGATCTTGTCGGATGAAGCTGCCCAAGTGCTGTTCAAGCGCCGTTCTGCGAGATGGGGAGCTAAGTCAGAGCCTTTCGATGGTGACCGACGGCCAGAACAGCCCCGACTGCTACGGCGCACTCTCGACCTACTGATTGAGTCTGGCGTGCTTACGCTTGAATCGATTCCGCGTCAGATTGGAATCTCGGCACGAGATGTGCAGATGCTGGCTGGCTTGCCTGACGGATACCTCGAGGGCAAAGACAACGTGGTGCAGTTAGCCAGTCTGCGTCAGCGTTCGGAGGCACCAACTGGGGTCAGCGGCGCCCAACGCCAAGGAACTGTTGTCCCGTTCCGTCCGAAGCAATCCTAA